CATCTTGAAACCATTTGCGCAGAAGAAAATCTAGTTCTATTTTAAGACTAGAATCTACAAAAGGGGGCCGCCGGTCATGGTCAAGCGGGTCAGTCTCTGGGATACCGGATGTCCGGTGGCGCGGGCGCTGGATGTGATCGGCGACTGGTGGTCGCTGCTGATCATTCGCGACGCTTTCGATGGTGTGCGGCGCTTCGGCGCGTTTCAGGCCGGACTCGGCATCGCCAAGGGGATGCTGGCAACGCGGCTGCGCGACCTGACCGAGCGCGGCATTCTGGAAACCGTGCCGGCATCAGACGGCAGCGCCTATCGGGACTACGTCCTGACCGAGAAAGGGCGCGGCCTCTTCCTCGTGATCGTCGCGCTGCGCCAATGGGGCGAAGACCATCTCTACCGTCCGGACGAACCGCGATCCGCGCTCATCGACACGGCGACCGGCGCTCCCGTCGCCCGGCTGGACCTGCGCGCGCCGGACGGACGGTCGCTCGGCTGGCGCGACACCCATGTGAGGAAAGCGGATGGCGCCTGAATGATCGTTCTGCTGTGCGGCAGCAACAAATCCACGCAAGCCCGCGACATTGAGCAGGCCAGATTCCTTGCCGAACAGTGGACGGACTGCGTTATGACCACAGAAATCTTCTGCCGCTATGATCAGGCCTGCGACATCAAGGTCGAAGAGGACATCGCCGCATATATGGATGCGGTGATGGACGATGGCGGCGATGACCCGGCCTATGTCGCCCGGGCACTCGGAGTCGTGGCCCGCGCCCGCACTATGAGCCAACGCACCTGCGGCGGGCGAGCGGGCCGGGGTCAGCGGCTTGAAAACGTGGAGCCGATTGGACGGTTTGCGAAACCGCTGGCCTCCGGCGCC
Above is a genomic segment from Tistrella bauzanensis containing:
- a CDS encoding winged helix-turn-helix transcriptional regulator yields the protein MVKRVSLWDTGCPVARALDVIGDWWSLLIIRDAFDGVRRFGAFQAGLGIAKGMLATRLRDLTERGILETVPASDGSAYRDYVLTEKGRGLFLVIVALRQWGEDHLYRPDEPRSALIDTATGAPVARLDLRAPDGRSLGWRDTHVRKADGA